One genomic window of Salvia miltiorrhiza cultivar Shanhuang (shh) chromosome 4, IMPLAD_Smil_shh, whole genome shotgun sequence includes the following:
- the LOC131021387 gene encoding DNA (cytosine-5)-methyltransferase 1B-like: MVTNQKEKKKRASQTVEEPTVSRKMPKRAAACSDFKEKSVRISDKDSVIETKKDGVVEEEVLAVRMTAGKEDGRPCRRLIDFTFHNSDGISQPFEMLEVDDIFISGLILPLEESADKEKCKGIRCEAFGRIEEWAISGYEDGSPVIWVSTEVADYDCIKPLGSYKKFYDRFYAKASACVEVYKILSKSSGGNVSLDELLAGVVRSMSGMKCFSRGVSIRDFILSQGEFIYNQLIGLDETSKKSENLFVGLQVLTALKDESSKLVDFAEAQPVSLPGNLRIGPKIGDENKNDLLAKPCLTEEDEDSKMARLLQEEEDWRSMKQKKGRGSSSSSKYYIMINEDEIANDYPLPAYYKMSNEETDEYIIFDSGIDVLHIEDLPRSMLHDWALYNSDARLVPLELLPLRPCDEIDVTIFGSGIMTADDGSGYICDGDSTQSSNGSGASAVEGIPVFLSAIKEWVIEFGSSMISISIRTDMAWYRLGKPSKQYAPWFERVLKTARLAISIITMLKEQIRVSRLSFADVIKRISELAKDHPAFISSTLQVVERYVVVHGQIILQQFSEYPDDIIKKCAFVIGLAKKMEERHHTKWLVKKKKLLHRNEQNLNPRAAIEPVVSKRKAMQATTTRLINRIWAGYYSNYSPEARDGVNGEVKEVHEIEEQEENEEDDALEEKLVVFEQTQTTKSAPRQTKLSSCVEEVKWGGESVGKLLNGEDLYKRAIVHGNEIVVRGAVLLKDDEMDDFPPIYFVEYMFEKSNGTKMFHGRLMQRGCQTVLGNTANEREVFLTNECMDFQLQEVKESIFVDLRSIPWGHQHRKENANAEKIDRARAEERKKQGLPTEYYCKSLYWPERGAFFTLPYSSLGLGSGSCEACNIKESERQKEKFILDASLTSFIYQGTKYSINDYIYVSPSYFSSEEMEAEIYKAGRNVGLKAYVICQLLEICDLKKSKRSEANSVQVKVRRFFRPEDISSEKAYSSDIREVYYSEETHTIPLDVIEGKCEIRRKKDLGPQDIPFTSHHVFFCEHLYDPSRGSIKQLPSHIKLQYSTGQLNDDATFRKKKGKCKEGENDDKEPEKVVSDEHRLTTLDIFAGCGGLSEGLEQSGTSLTKWAIEYDAAAGDAFKLNHPGSLVFVNNCNVILRAIMQKCGDSDDCISTPEAAELAASMDQVEVENLPLPGQVDFINGGPPCQGFSGMNRFNQSTWSKVQCEMILSFLSFADYYRPKYFLLENVRTFVSFNQGQTFRLTLASLLEMGYQVRFGILEAGAYGVPQSRKRAFIWAAAPEELLPDWPEPIHVFSAPELKISLSKNLQYSAVRSTSKGAPFRPLTVKDTIGDLPPVVNGASNTSLEYQSDPISWFQKKIRGNLNILTDHISKEMNELNLIRCQKIPKRPGADWRDLPEEKVKLSTGQMADLIPWCLPNTAKRHNQWKGLFGRLDWEGNFPTSITDPQPMGKVGMCFHPDQDRIVTVRECARSQGFPDSYKFFGTIHHKHRQIGNAVPPPLAYALGSKLKEAVEKKRS, encoded by the exons ATGGTGActaatcaaaaagaaaaaaagaagcgTGCTTCTCAAACTGTTGAAGAGCCCACTGTTTCTCGTAAAATGCCAAAGCGAGCTGCTGCTTGTTCAGATTTCAAGGAGAAATCTGTTCGAATATCCGATAAAGATTCCGTAATTGAAACAAAAAAAGATGGAGTTGTTGAGGAAGAAGTCCTAGCTGTTCGTATGACTGCTGGAAAGGAGGATGGTCGCCCATGTAGACGGCTCATAGATTTCACATTTCATAACTCAGATGGCATCTCGCAGCCCTTTGAAATGCTGGAAGTGGATGATATCTTCATCTCTGGCCTTATCTTGCCACTCGAGGAAAGTGCTGACAAGGAGAAATGTAAAGGAATAAGATGCGAAGCATTTGGGCGCATTGAAGAATGGGCTATATCTGGTTATGAAGATGGATCGCCTGTAATATGGGTTTCCACAGAGGTTGCCGATTATGATTGCATTAAGCCCTTGGGAAGCTATAAGAAGTTCTATGACCGTTTTTATGCTAAAGCTAGTGCTTGTGTTGAGGTCTATAAGATATTGTCAAAATCTTCTGGAGGCAATGTAAGCCTTGATGAGTTGCTTGCTGGGGTCGTGCGTTCCATGAGTGGGATGAAGTGTTTTTCCCGTGGTGTATCTATCAGGGATTTTATTCTTTCTCAAGGTGAATTCATTTATAACCAACTTATTGGCTTGGATGAGACTTCAAAAAAGAGTGAAAACCTTTTTGTTGGGCTACAAGTCCTAACTGCTCTTAAAGATGAAAGTAGTAAGTTGGTAGACTTTGCAGAAGCTCAACCTGTCTCTTTGCCAGGGAATTTGAGAATTGGCCCCAAAATTGGGGATgaaaacaaaaatgatttactgGCTAAACCTTGTCTGacagaagaagatgaagattcAAAAATGGCAAGGCTGTTACAGGAAGAAGAGGACTGGCGCTCAATGAAGCAGAAGAAGGGCCGGGGTTCCTCTTCATCGAGCAAATATTACATTATGATCAATGAGGATGAAATAGCAAATGACTATCCTCTGCCTGCCTATTACAAGATGTCAAATGAAGAAACTGATGAGTATATTATTTTTGACAGTGGCATAGACGTGCTACATATTGAAGATCTGCCCCGAAGCATGCTCCACGACTGGGCTTTGTACAATTCAGATGCTAGGCTGGTTCCGTTAGAGCTCCTTCCCCTGAGACCCTGTGATGAAATTGATGTTACTATATTTGGGTCAGGCATAATGACAGCAGATGATGGATCTGGATACATTTGTGATGGTGATTCTACTCAGTCATCAAATGGTTCTGGGGCTTCTGCAGTTGAAGGCATCCCTGTTTTCTTGAGTGCAATAAAAGAGTGGGTGATTGAGTTTGGGTCCTCAATGATTTCCATTTCAATACGAACGGATATGGCCTG GTACAGGCTTGGAAAGCCTTCAAAACAATACGCTCCTTGGTTTGAGCGAGTCTTGAAAACTGCGAGGCTTGCCATCAGTATCATTACCATGTTGAAGGAGCAGATCCGGGTGTCAAGACTTTCTTTTGCCGATGTAATCAAGAGAATCTCAGAACTTGCCAAGGATCACCCTGCTTTTATATCATCTACTCTACAAGTAGTGGAGAGATATGTGGTTGTGCATGGTCAGATTATTCTGCAGCAATTTTCTGAATATCCTGATGATATTATAAAGAAGTGTGCTTTTGTAATTGGCCTTGCCAAGAAAATGGAAGAGAGGCACCATACCAAATGGCTTGTCAAGAAAAAGAAGCTTCTGCATAGGAATGAACAGAACTTGAATCCCAGGGCTGCTATTGAGCCTGTTGTGTCCAAAAGGAAGGCTATGCAGGCAACTACAACAAGGCTAATCAACAGAATCTGGGCAGGATACTATTCAAATTACTCACCCGAGGCACGAGATGGAGTGAATGGTGAAGTAAAAGAGGTTCATGAAATCGAAGAGCAAGAGGAAAACGAAGAGGATGATGCTTTGGAGGAGAAATTGGTTGTATTTGAACAAACTCAGACAACTAAGTCGGCTCCAAGGCAAACCAAGTTAAGTTCATGTGTAGAGGAAGTAAAGTGGGGTGGGGAATCTGTAGGCAAACTACTTAATGGTGAGGATTTATATAAGAGGGCCATAGTTCATGGTAATGAAATTGTGGTCAGGGGGGCTGTTCTTCTGAAAGATGATGAAATGGATGATTTTCCACCCATCTATTTTGTAGAATACATGTTTGAAAAGTCAAATGGAACTAAAATGTTTCACGGGAGATTGATGCAACGGGGCTGCCAAACTGTGCTTGGAAACACAGCTAATGAAAGGGAGGTATTTTTGACAAATGAGTGTATGGATTTCCAACTACAAGAAGTCAAAGAAAGTATATTTGTTGATCTAAGATCAATTCCTTGGGGTCATCAGCACAGAAAAGAAAATGCTAATGCTGAGAAAATTGATAGAGCAAGAGCAGAGGAAAGAAAGAAGCAAGGATTGCCTACTGAATATTACTGCAAAAGTCTGTATTGGCCTGAGAGAGGTGCCTTCTTTACTCTTCCATATAGTTCGTTGGGGCTTGGATCTGGCTCTTGTGAGGCTTGCAATATAAAAGAAAGTGAAAGGCAAAAGGAAAAGTTTATATTGGATGCATCTTTGACCAGTTTTATATACCAGGGAACTAAATATTCTATAAATGACTATATCTATGTGAGTCCTTCATACTTTTCATCAGAAGAAATGGAGGCTGAGATTTACAAGGCCGGGAGAAATGTCGGATTGAAGGCGTATGTAATATGCCAGCTGCTTGAAATTTGTGATCTCAAGAAGTCCAAAAGGAGCGAAGCCAATTCTGTTCAGGTCAAAGTCAGGAGATTTTTCAGGCCGGAGGATATATCATCAGAGAAGGCATACTCGTCGGATATTCGAGAG GTCTATTATAGTGAGGAGACACACACCATACCTCTAGATGTTATTGAAGGAAAATGTGAGATCAGAAGAAAGAAGGATCTTGGGCCTCAAGATATCCCCTTTACCTCTCACCATGTTTTCTTCTGTGAACATCTGTATGATCCTTCCAGAGGATCCATTAAGCAG TTGCCATCACATATTAAATTACAGTACTCAACCGGGCAGCTGAATGATGATGCCACATTTAGGAAAAAGAAAGGGAAATGCAAAGAAGGAGAGAATGATGACAAAGAACCTGAGAAAGTAGTATCTGATGAGCACCGCTTGACTACTTTGGATATTTTTGCTGGCTGTGGTGGCTTGTCTGAAGGACTGGAGCAATCAG GTACCTCTCTCACAAAATGGGCTATTGAGTATGATGCTGCTGCTGGAGATGCATTTAAACTCAATCATCCTGGGTCTTTGGTATTTGTAAACAACTGCAATGTTATCCTCAG GGCAATCATGCAAAAGTGTGGGGATTCAGATGATTGCATTTCCACCCCAGAGGCTGCTGAATTGGCTGCATcaatggaccaagtggaagttGAGAACCTTCCACTACCCGGACAAGTTGATTTTATTAATGGTGGGCCTCCTTGTCAG GGTTTTTCTGGAATGAATAGGTTCAATCAAAGCACATGGAGTAAAGTCCAATGCGAGatgattttgtcatttttatccTTTGCTGATTACTACCGTCCAAAGTATTTCCTTCTCGAGAATGTTAGGACCTTTGTATCTTTCAACCAAGGGCAGACCTTTCGCTTAACTTTAGCTTCACTCCTTGAGATGGGATATCAG GTGAGATTTGGTATCCTTGAAGCTGGTGCATATGGAGTTCCTCAATCTAGAAAGAGAGCTTTCATATGGGCAGCGGCTCCTGAAGAGCTGCTTCCAGATTGGCCAGAGCCAATTCATGTCTTTTCAGCACCAGAGCTGAAAATCTCATTGTCGAAAAACTTGCAATACTCTGCTGTCAGGAGTACTTCAAAAGGTGCTCCATTCCGTCCTCTTACAGTCAAAGATACAATTGGAGATCTTCCACCAGTGGTCAACGGTGCATCTAACACAAGCTTAGAG TATCAAAGCGATCCAATTTCGTGGTTCCAGAAGAAAATCCGTGGTAACTTGAACATATTAACAGACCACATATCAAAAGAAATGAATGAGCTTAATCTGATCAGGTGTCAGAAAATACCCAAGCGCCCTGGTGCTGATTGGAGAGATCTG